From a region of the Vanrija pseudolonga chromosome 2, complete sequence genome:
- the SPBC211.03c gene encoding putative protein encodes MTHLDLSPVTLLLQEVQTVTSAMRRNQRWASVPASTYAATGLSTSMSRRGRRSVGPEGRAAARRADDEGDLMLGFVELRRALAGVREVTALTPLAIVSPFIALIRSPLTSGPITSLALTSLHSISLHILPLYLPASPPPPIGPASPLQLALVHVTSALALCRFPSSSPQQDELVLLRLLRVIEALAVPNLPDTDVGSPESAGRVPQCLLDHMGDESVCELLEVGLGMLARGRLSDGLRSSAQLCVQAITRAAFVRLRSLSAEDVEAALNSRNADKIKESVTVPGHRASTEAAKKEPAPEPAAEKVEEEKETEAATDAADATPKAEAKALPDDVDADQPPQFAPYGLPTLLELLRVLIALLNPTDQAHTDSMRLSALAVLNTALEVGGLSIGSWPELREGVRDEGTRHLFQLTRSDSPVLLSQSLRTTSTLFATLLPHLKLQLELFLSYLVDRLTPPNPSPIPQHLLRSEVSRPGSPSPNRGTTTADGGHEDSGRPETPAAVTPKPYALLPPVSSESKELWLETLTQIASRPSFMVDLWVNYDCSTDSEDLFERLVAFLTRGVYPAGPKPDGSTIFEGLENAQLLCLEIILSYIDSMAKRLDDPHEQWPEDALSIGELLTAKSRKALLIAGAAQFNIKPKVGIEALEKNGTIVPDEGEGTPEEKRTRGIAKFLRNTPRLDKKLLGEYISRPDQLDLLKAFIGLFNFKGKTIADALRELLETFRLPGEAQPIGRITEVFSQHLFSFQPPEIATEDAAYVLAYSVIMLNTDLHNPQNRKRMTIEDYRRNVRGVNDGADFDPDYLAAIHDSIRKREIILPEEHVGQPGFDYAWKSLMQRSRTAGTTISVNTPAFDEPMFKLSWRPIVGSIAYAFTVSATDEHVIQQAITGFRQCATLAGHFALPEVFDTIVQSLSPATGLLDDTEEGYQMGNYQTVERDGVSLTISPLAIRFGQSYRSQLATVVLFTIGNGNANTIREGWNQIFEMFQTLFLHMLLPAPMLQMEDFLAGTTVIPMRVAAQTAPPERGSQGGGLLSTLSSYLLSPYGASNDALQTEATEEDVESALVAVDSLASCKLEELYAEILQLEVDALIPALRAIRALAEIRTTHRLEPRETPDGPMRFEGQLPYDPACVFNLELLVSLAARGKEHIAETWPIVFEYISALLSSAQSYSVLLIERAVVGLLRLCLIVSEQPELRDQLYIALDVLRSLPSSVLNAVAEQLMAGVGKILEKDAGVVKSQTEWGLIIALFRATVAHPEASKVTLAIVQRMANGGEPGVTTDNFAGVVALLDEFATAAGAAAAGRLQPSRRTSGNVAPTLGPTVERGLTALDSLYELRNAIPQLIAKSGKSSKEAFNTFWLPPLLVIGKQCVNGHREIRQRAISYLQRLLLSPQLMAADESTLPIIFDRVLFPVLDELLKPQAYERDPTGVIEMRLRAATLLCKVFLQYVVGLQEMENSATVGPQFVRVLDKLERFLRGDRDMLNEVSESLKNLVLVMYSANVLVPPAIGATLETDKRTKDQRDLWEAAAPRIERMAPGFLADALAPQPEVAPTSPSAKHKARASEDAAVAADGAPAAASGDPNTTTSANGGAE; translated from the exons ATGACACACCTCGACCTCTCCCCCGTcaccctgctgctgcaggagGTGCAGACCGTCACCTCGGCCATGCGGCGCAACCAGCGGTGGGCGAGCGTCCCGGCGTCCACATACGCCGCGACGGGCCTCTCAACGTCCATGTCGCGCCGTGGGCGGCGCTCTGTCGGCCCCGAGGGgcgcgcagccgcgcgacgagcagatGACGAGGGAGACCTCATGCTCGGCTTTGTTGAGCtgcgacgcgcgctcgccggcgtccgAG AAGTCACAGCCCTCACCCCCCTCGCCATCGTGTCCCCCTTCATCGCGCTCATCCGCTCCCCGCTCACCTCGGGCCCAATAACCTCGCTGGCGCTGACCTCGCTCCACTCTATCAGCCTGCACATCCTGCCCCTGTACCTaccggcgtcgccgcctccgccaaTCGGCCCAGCAAGCCcgctgcagctcgcgctcgtgcacgTCAccagcgcgctcgcgctgtgCCGCttcccgtcgtcgtcgccgcagcaggacgagctcgtgctcctccgcctcctgcGCGTGATTGAAGCGCTCGCCGTGCCAAACCTGCCCGACACGGACGTCGGCTCCCCCGAATCAGCTGGCCGCGTGCCCCAGTGCCTTCTGGACCACatgggcgacgagagcgtgtgcgagctgctcgaggtcggacTCGGCATGCTCGCCCGTGGACGCCTCAGCGACGGCTTGAGATCCAGCGCTCAGCTCTGTGTCCAGGCTATTACGCGCGCAGCGTTCGTTCGCCTTCGCTCGCTGAgtgccgaggacgtcgaggctgCGCTCAACTCGCGCAACGCCGACAAGATCAAGGAGAGCGTTACCGTTCCGGGGCACCGCGCCTCCACCGAGGCGGCAAAGAAGgagccggcgccggagcCCGCAGCAGAaaaggtggaggaggagaaggagacTGAGGCTGCGaccgatgccgccgacgcgactCCCAAGGCTGAGGCCAAGGCGCTtcccgacgacgtcgacgccgaccagcccCCACAGTTCGCGCCGTACGGCCTCCCGaccctcctcgagctgctgcgcgtgctcATCGCATTACTCAACCCCACGGACCAGGCGCACACCGACTCGATGCGGTTGTCGGCCCTTGCAGTGCTCAacacggcgctcgaggtcggcggtcTGAGTATTGGCAGCTGGCCAGAACTACGCGAGGGTGTGCGTGACGAGGGAACGAGGCATCTCTTCCAGCTCACGCGGTCCGACTCGCCGGTGCTGCTCTCCCAGTCGCTGAgaacgacgtcgacgctgtTCGCGACCCTTCTACCCCATCTCAAGCTGCAGCTTGAGCTCTTCCTCTCCTATCTTGTCGACCGTCTCACACCACCAAATCCCAGCCCTATTCCTCAGCACCTCCTCCGCTCTGAGGTGTCGCGCCCCGGCTCCCCCAGCCCGAACcgcggcacgacgacggccgacggTGGTCACGAGGATTCCGGCCGGCCCGAGACGCCGGCAGCGGTCACACCCAAGCCGTATGCTCTCCTGCCGCccgtgtcgagcgagtcgaaGGAGCTCTGGCTCGAGACCCTCACCCAGATCGCCTCGCGTCCCAGCTTCATGGTCGACCTCTGGGTCAACTACGACTGCTCGACCGACAGCGAGGACCTTtttgagcgcctcgtcgcatTCCTCACACGCGGAGTGTACCCCGCTGGACCCAAGCCGGACGGCTCAACCATCTTCGAGGGGCTGGAGAATGCGCAGCTGCTCTGCCTCGAGATTATCCTCTCGTACATTGACTCGATGGCGAAGCGTCTCGACGACCCCCATGAGCAGTGGCCCGAGGATGCTCTATCAATCGGCGAGCTCCTGACAGCCAAGTCTCGGAAGGCCTTGCTTATTGCCGGTGCGGCCCAGTTCAACATCAAGCCCAAGGTCGGCATTGAGGCTCTGGAGAAGAACGGTACGATCGTGCCAGATGAGGGTGAGGGAACGCCCGAGGAGAAGCGGACCCGTGGCATTGCAAAGTTCCTCCGCAACACACCACGTCTCGACAAgaagctgctcggcgagtaCATTTCGCGTCCGGACCAGCTCGATCTGCTCAAGGCATTCATCGGGCTCTTCAACTTCAAGGGCAAGACAATCGCCGATGCGCTGCGTGAGCTTCTGGAGACGTTCCGTTTGCCAGGCGAGGCTCAGCCAATTGGGCGCATCACCGAGGTCTTCTCGCAGCACCTGTTCTCGTTCCAGCCTCCTGAGATTGCTACGGAAGACGCGGCCTATGTGCTTGCCTACTCGGTCATCATGCTCAACACCGACTTGCATAACCCCCAAAACAGAAAGCGCATGACCATCGAGGACTATCGCCGCAACGTCCGTGGTGTCAATGACGGTGCCGACTTTGACCCCGACTACCTCGCTGCCATCCACGATTCGATTCGCAAGCGCGAGATCATCCTGCCAGAGGAGCACGTCGGCCAGCCTGGATTCGACTACGCATGGAAGTCGTTGATGCAGCGTTCCCGCACCGCCGGGACGACCATCTCCGTCAACACACCGGCGTTCGACGAGCCCATGTTCAAGCTGTCGTGGCGTCCGATTGTCGGCTCGATTGCATACGCGTTCACCGTGTCGGCAACCGACGAGCATGTCATCCAGCAGGCCATCACTGGCTTCCGCCAGTGTGCTACTCTCGCTGGTCACTTTGCTCTCCCTGAGGTGTTCGACACGATCGTGCAGTCGCTATCGCCAGCAACTGGCCTGTTGGACGACACCGAGGAGGGGTACCAGATGGGCAACTACCAGacggtcgagcgcgacggtgTGTCGCTCACCATCTCACCGTTGGCTATTCGCTTTGGCCAGAGTTATCGCTCCCAGCTGGCCACTGTCGTCCTGTTCACCATTGGTAACGGCAACGCCAACACGATCCGCGAGGGCTGGAACCAGATCTTTGAAATGTTCCAGACATTGTTCCTGCACATGCTCCTCCCGGCGCCCATGCTCCAGATGGAGGACTTCCTGGCTGGTACCACGGTGATTCCGATGAGGGTTGCCGCGCAGACTGCGCCACCGGAGCGCGGATCGCAGGGCGGTGGCCTGCTGTCGACCCTGTCGTCGTACCTCCTCAGCCCGTACGGCGCAAGCAACGACGCTCTGCAAACCGAGGCCACggaggaggatgtcgagagcgcgctcgtggcggtcgactcgctcgcgtcgtGCAAGCTTGAAGAGCTCTACGCCGAGATCCTGCAgcttgaggtcgacgcgctcatcCCCGCCCTCCGTGCTATCCGGGCCCTTGCCGAGATCCGCACGACCCACCGCCTCGAGCCGCGCGAAACCCCCGACGGACCCATGCGCTTCGAGGGCCAGCTGCCTTACGACCCAGCGTGCGTCTtcaacctcgagctcctggTCAGCCTGGCTGCCCGCGGCAAGGAGCACATCGCGGAGACGTGGCCTATTGTGTTCGAGTACATCTCGGCCCTTctgtcgtcggcgcagagCTACAGCGTGCTGTTGATTGAGCGCGCGGTTGTGGGCCTCCTGCGGCTGTGTCTCATCGTCTCGGAACAGCCCGAGCTCCGCGACCAGCTGTACATTGCCCTGGATGTCCTCCGCAgcctgccgtcgtcggtgctgAACGCTGTCGCAGAGCAGCTGATGGCCGGCGTTGGCAAGATTCTGGAGAAGGACGCTGGCGTGGTCAAGTCGCAGACCGAGTGGGGCCTCATTATCGCCCTGTTCCGCGCGACTGTCGCCCACCCCGAGGCGAGCAAGGTGACGCTTGCCATTGTCCAGCGCATGgcgaacggcggcgagccTGGCGTCACGACCGACAACtttgccggcgtcgtcgcccttctCGACGAGTTTGCCACTGCTGCgggtgctgccgccgctggccgcctGCAACCCAGCCGACGAACTAGCGGCAACGTGGCCCCGACCCTTGGCCCCacggtcgagcgcggcctcacTGCCCTCGACTCGCTGTACGAGCTCCGCAACGCGATCCCCCAGCTCATTGCCAAGAGCGGCAAGTCGAGCAAGGAGGCGTTCAACACGTTctggctgccgccgctgcttgTCATCGGCAAGCAGTGTGTCAATGGCCACCGTGAAATTAGACAGCGCGCCATCTCGTACCTGCAGCGCTTACTGCTCTCGCCGCAGCTCATGGCTGCCGACGAGTCGACTCTGCCGATCATCTTCGACCGGGTTCTGTTCccggtgctcgacgagctcctcaagcCGCAGGCGTACGAGCGTGACCCTACGGGCGTCATTGAGATGCGCCTGCGCGCAGCGACGCTACTGTGCAAGGTGTTCCTGCAGTATGTTGTCGGCCTTCAGGAGATGGAGAACTCGGCGACTGTGGGACCCCAGTTTGTGCGCGTCCTGGACAAGCTGGAGCGCTTCCTCCGAGGAGATCGGGACATGCTG AACGAGGTTTCCGAATCGCTCAAGAACCTCGTCCTGGTCATGTACTCCGCCAACGTGCTCGTACCGCCTGCAATTGGCGCGACACTCGAGACGGACAAGCGGACAAAGGACCAGAGGGATCTGTGGGAGGCTGCCGCGCCCCGCATTGAACGCATGGCTCCGGGATTCCTGGCCGATGCCCTCGCCCCGCAGCCCGAGGTGGCCCCGACGTCACCATCAGCAAAACACAAGGCACGAGCGAGTGAGGATGCCGCTGTTGCTGCGGATGGAgccccagcggcggcgagcggtgACCCAAACACCACCACGAGTGCTAACGGCGGGGCAGAGTGA
- the gly1_1 gene encoding putative low-specificity L-threonine aldolase, giving the protein MTRVLSPKSITAARTASAASLHTSAVARAKSTPPSASAARPAKPAATPLSSLLLPSFKGSNSSSSSTSPTRRAASHTAMPTTTSPYSVPRTSAQISEEVSEAVAGKENVQRLQRLQRDFRSDTFTMPTDAQLLVSLRASRGDDVYHEDPSTAALEERIAKMTGKEAALFGASGTMTNQLVIRTHMKQPPHSVITDHRAHVHMLEAGGIAMFSQATTHGITPANGIHLTAEDIEPALQLGTNIHIAPTKLVCLENTLSGIIFPQEEVVRIGELVHKNDIQLHLDGARMWNVAAAEIERRGLNPGDEGVRTAVLTELLAPFDSASLCLSKGIGAPIGSAIVGTKEFIERARWFRKMFGGGVRQSGGVAASADYALTHHFPRLAGTHVLARRLAAGLESVGCGIVAPVDTSMVFFDPTPLGLTIGEICDALAALPNPINLNANRVVLHHQTSPEAVDDFIAEVERLAALVPAEKRAAGAAAGVGASATVKLGY; this is encoded by the exons ATGACCCGCGTCCTCTCACCAAAGTCTATCACGGCGGCACGCACAGCCAGTGCCGCGAGCCTCCACAcgtcggccgtcgcccgcgccaaatcgaccccgccgtcggcgtcagccgcccgcccagcaaAGCCGGCAGCAACCCCACTATCCTCGCTTCTCCTGCCCTCGTTTAAAGGCTCCaactcttcgtcgtcgtcaacatcacccacccgccgcgcagcaTCACACACCGCCATGcctaccaccaccagcccGTACTCTGTCCCCCGGACCAGCGCGCAGATCTCGGAGGAGGTCAGCGAGGCCGTTGCGGGCAAGGAGAACGTCCAGCGCTTGCAGCGCCTCCAGCGCGACTTTAGGA GCGACACCTTCACGATGCCGACcgacgcgcagctgctcgtgtcgctgcgcgcgtcgcgcggaGACGACGTGTACCACGAGGACCCGtcgaccgcggcgctcgaggagcgcatcGCCAAGATGACGGGcaaggaggcggcgctgttcggcgcgtcgggcacCATGACCAACCAGCTCGTCATCCGCACGCACATGAAGCAGCCGCCGCACTCGGTCATCACGGACCACCGCGCCCACGTGCAcatgctcgaggcgggcggcatTGCCATGTTctcgcaggcgacgacgcacggCATCACGCCGGCCAACGGCATCCACCTCAccgccgaggacattgagcccgccctccagctcggcaccAACATCCACATTGCGCCCACCAAGCTCGTGTGCCTCGAGAACACGCTCTCGGGCATCATCTTCCCCCAGGAGGAGGTCGTGCgcatcggcgagctcgtgcacAAGAACGACATCCAGctgcacctcgacggcgcgcgcatgTGGAACGTTGCCGCGGCCGAGAttgagcgccgcggcctcaaccccggcgacgagggcgtgcgcACCGCGGTCCTcaccgagctgctggcgccgttcgactcggcgtcgctgtgTCTCTCCAAGGGCATTGGCGCGCCGATCGGCTCGGCGATCGTCGGCACAAAGGAGTTtatcgagcgcgcgcgctggttCCGCAAGAtgtttggcggcggcgtccgccagtcgggcggcgtggccgcCAGCGCAGACTATGCGCTCACGCACCACTTCCCCCGGCTGGCGGGCACGCacgtgctcgcgcgccgtctgGCCGCGGGGCTCGAGAGTGTCGGCTGCGGCATCGTCGCGCCGGTCGACACGAGCATGGTCTTCTTCGACCCCACGCCGCTGGGCCTGACCATCGGCGAGATctgcgacgcgctcgccgcacTGCCCAACCCCATCAACCTGAACGCCAACCGCGTCGTCCTGCACCACCAGACGtcgcccgaggccgtcgacgacttcatcgccgaggtcgagcgcctcgcggcgcttgTGCCGGCTgagaagcgcgccgcgggggcTGCGGCCGGCGTAGGGGCTTCGGCGACCGTCAAGCTCGGCTACTAG
- the regA gene encoding 3',5'-cyclic-nucleotide phosphodiesterase regA, with product MAPIVTSSPLAVVVLLPEALPSALPPQGSPSSPPQLTSRRSAHGISPGGISPLLSATVDSEHAAGSRRLSLAPGLGAGIKMSSSRPPGGSPSPVRNSPSAARSPSSLSPLTKPSADDSGDFASSLGRTGSGSRTNRRSSNPHAVPAGVSAALKQPRGSVAAPSGMGLTAVLASGRRPGAEGDELVNVLRNGGLEVTSIRQVSHLPSILNATAAGGSSPNLSTPRPSSTSAPAQQVVLVPLGSTPSLPSLSLLLAQGTTPTAVVFQQDLLDRARKMEEEWLSTALQGIHKVSDLVEQSRSQQPQDSSTPPVIIAYVADGALSPSALSAIVAAGAAGVLRPPPFDRDSVNLLIQLVKAANDGTSPDNLVGLSVSPAGSNAISPTLSATYEDETKVVLTPTALAMGAEHEGEKFLAAKLATRSGKLGRVVSNESADLGEGQAPVPVLSDLPSAKERILDSLTVNNDAARRRSVDTGRIALAFNRQAARAVHFESAESPLARRGSFNVVAGDKEQEAAGGNTAQFAEVLSELYQQTMNSIDIHMAEYDELAAPLSRDERVRLVNAISSWEFLPHKLSQADLYRVACLIFEAILSIDGLAELNVDKDQVDRLLFAIRAIYHEPNPYHNYVHAIDVLQASYSFLVSIGVAPPAEFLIDLKPGTVWHRSTEPASGSSARAREILRPQDVLAVALAAIGHDVGHPGLSNAFMKNAKVPLSVVYDDKSVLENMHCMLLVHLLRKHGFSFLLGPVRSEEAMSHPERAAIDYRSFRRVLYSAILATDMSLHFAWIQRLKEFADSSPETETKVERASHIEEDRVMLCQALIKCADISNPARPIDISEHWSTVLLDEWCKQASLEEELSLPVSVVAGVDARLQAKGQVGFIDLFTKPLFVTTAEALPEMQPFADSCIKNRGIWQERFERLESEPELNDAKSAVLAAKVQPPTPSSQDSRYRQLFPLILPASLVASAISNNDDASSTSSSQPLTPTGDPRTTTSPAARAVRVVYQHEVADRQRSALARHVLALTTTAGLNSPPLNPRRMSTPEALLVKGRT from the exons ATGGCCCCCATCGTCACCTCCTCCCCACTCGCCGTGGTGGTCCTGCTGCCCGAGGCGCTCCCATCAGCTCTGCCGCCCCAGGGTTCCCCGTCGTCCCCTCCTCAGCTCACATCACGCCGATCTGCCCATGGCATTTCGCCGGGCGGCATCAGCCCACTGCTCTCGGCCACGGTCGACAGTGAACATGCCGCCGGCAGTCGACGGCTCAGTCTCGCACcgggcctcggcgctggcatCAAGATGtcaagctcgcggccgccggggGGAAGCCCATCGCCAGTGCGGAACAGCCCCTCCGCAGCCCGCAGCCCGTCGTCTCTGTCGCCTCTGACAAAAccctcggccgacgactcgggAGACTTTGCAAGCTCCCTGGGTCGCACGGGCTCTGGATCGCGCACAAACCGTCGCTCGTCAAACCCTCACGCTGTTCCCGCTGGTGTCTCGGCCGCTCTCAAGCAGCCAAGAGGCAGCGTGGCTGCCCCCAGTGGCATGGGCCTCACGGCTGTACTCGCTTCTGGACGCCGCccgggcgccgagggcgacgagctggtcaACGTTCTCCGCAATGGTGGTCTCGAAG TGACGTCCATCAGACAAGTGTCTCATCTCCCTTCAATCCTCAACGCTACCGCTGCAGGTGGCAGTTCTCCCAACCTGTCCACTCCTCGTCCAAGCAGCACTTCTGCCCCGGCCCAGCAGGTCGTCCTCGTACCCTTGGGCTCGACTCCATCACTACCCTCACTGTCCCTTCTCTTGGCACAGGGCACGACCCCAACTGCCGTCGTCTTCCAGCAAGACCTCCTGGACCGTGCGAGGAAGATGGAGGAAGAGTGGTTGTCCACAGCACTCCAAGGCATCCACAAAGTGTCCGACTTGGTTGAGCAATCTCGGAGCCAGCAGCCTCAAGACTCGTCAACGCCGCCAGTCATTATTGCTtacgtcgccgacggtgcACTCTCGCCATCAGCACTGTCAGCGATCGTGGCAGCTGGTGCTGCCGGTGTCCTGCGCCCCCCACCATTCGACCGCGACAGCGTCAATCTCCTCATTCAGTTGGTCAAGGCGGCCAACGACGGAACATCGCCTGATAACCTTGTCGGCTTGTCGGTCTCGCCAGCAGGAAGCAACGCCATCTCACCGACACTGTCGGCGACCTATGAGGACGAGACCAAGGTCGTCCTTACGCCAACTGCACTCGCCATGGGAGCCGAGCATGAGGGCGAAAAGTTCCTTGCCGCTAAGCTTGCCACTAGGAGCGGCAAGCTTGGACGTGTCGTTTCCAACGAGTCTGCCGATCTCGGCGAGGGCCAGGCCCCTGTGCCTGTCCTCTCCGATCTTCCTAGCGCAAAGGAGCGCATCCTTGACTCGCTGACCGTCAAcaacgacgcggcgcggcgacgcagTGTTGATACCGGCCGCATCGCCCTTGCCTTTAACCggcaggccgcgcgcgccgtccactTTGAGTCTGCCGAGAGCCCATTGGCGCGCCGTGGTAGCTTCAATGTCGTTGCCGGTGACAAGGAACAGGAGGCGGCAGGTGGAAACACTGCCCAGTTCGCAGAGGTCCTCAGTGAGCTGTACCAGCAAACCATGAACTCGATCGACATCCACATGGCCGAGTATGATGA ACTGGCGGCCCCCCTGTCCAGAGACGAGCGTGTCAGACTCGTTAACGCCATCTCATCCTGGGAGTTTCTGCCCCACAAGCTCTCGCAAGCGGACCTGTATAGAGTCGCATGCTTGATCTTCGAGGCCATCCTGAGCATAGACGGCTTGGCGGAGCTGAACGTGGACAAGGATCAAGTCGACCGCCTGTTGTTTGCGATTCGCGCGATCTACCATGAGCCGAACCCGTACCACAACTATGTCCACGCCATTGACGTCCTTCAAGCATCATACTCGTTCCTCGTGTCGATCGGCGTTGCACCGCCAGCCGAGTTCCTCATTGACCTCAAGCCAGGTACCGTCTGGCACCGGTCTACCGAGCCAGCCTCCGGTTCCTCTGCACGGGCCCGCGAGATCCTCCGTCCTCAGGATGTACTAGCCGTCGCTCTTGCTGCCATTGGCCACGACGTCGGACACCCGGGCTTGAGTAACGCTTTCATG AAAAACGCGAAGGTGCCACTCTCTGTCGTGTACGACGACAAGTCGGTGCTCGAGAACATGCACTGCATGCTGCTGGTCCACCTGCTCCGCAAGCATGGCTTcagcttcctcctcggccccgtACGCTCGGAGGAGGCCATGTCCCACCCAGAACGTGCCGCGATCGATTACCGCAGCTTCCGCCGCGTGCTGTACAGTGCCATCTTGGCAACCGACATGAGTCTCCACTTTGCCTGGATCCAGAGACTCAAAGAGTTTGCCGATTCGTCGCCAGAGACAGAAACCAAAGTCGAGCGTGCATCGCACATTGAGGAGGATCGCGTCATGCTCTGCCAGGCGCTCATCAAATGTGCCGACATAAGCAATCCT GCCCGACCCATCGACATCTCGGAGCACTGGTCCACCGTCCTTTTGGACGAGTGGTGCAAGCAGGCGTCgcttgaggaggagctctCACTCCCCGTGTCAGTcgttgccggcgtcgacgcaaGGCTGCAGGCCAAGGGTCAGGTCGGCTTCATCGACCTGTTCACCAAGCCGCTCTTCGTGAccacggccgaggcgctgcccGAGATGCAGCCGTTCGCCGACTCGTGTATCAAGAACCGCGGGATCTGGCAGGAGCGATTCGAGCGGCTCGAatccgagcccgagctcaacgacgccaagtctgccgtgctcgcggcAAAGGTGCAGCCCCCGACCCCATCGTCCCAGGACTCGCGCTATCGCCAGCTCTTCCCCCTCatcctgcctgcctcgctcgtcgcATCAGCAATcagcaacaacgacgacgcctcaTCGACCTCGTCATCTCAGCCCCTGACACCAACAGGCGacccccgcaccaccacatccccggcagcgcgcgccgtgcgtgTCGTGTACCAGCACGAAGTGGCAGATCGCCAGCGGTCagccctcgcgcgccacgtCCTTGCCCTCACCACGACGGCCGGGCTCAATAGCCCACCGCTCAACCCTCGCCGAATGTCCACGCCCGAGGCCCTTCTCGTCAAGGGCAGGACTTGA